A window from Brachyhypopomus gauderio isolate BG-103 chromosome 6, BGAUD_0.2, whole genome shotgun sequence encodes these proteins:
- the LOC143516395 gene encoding general transcription factor II-I repeat domain-containing protein 2A, giving the protein MCPEKMQEFNNVTLARNTVARRIEDLSTNLKQQVSGKARAFDFYSIACDESTDPTDTAQLLIFLRGIDDDFSISEELLDLRSLTGTTTGKDIFEAVSVAIENMSLPWDKLCGVTTDGAPAMTGERNGMASMVCRKVREAGGEAVKLHCIIHQEALCARAAQLGNVMATVVKTINLIRSRALNHREFRTFLSDIDAEYGDVIYHTDVRWLSRSSVLQRFFSLRSEIDRFLKEKQLRLDELCEPMWLADLAFLVDLTGQLNTLNKSLQGKDALVSQMYAHMKSFAVKLRLFEKQIRDRNTAHFPALGEIISHFPNANIPENMDKYVTVLTSLIKEFNKRFQDFAAIEKDIQVFSSPFSVDVEGVQGEVQLELIEMQCDDTLRSRHQMLPLPEFYSSLERSRFPLMRRHAKRMISLFGSTYICEQTFSLMTLNKNRLRSRITDSHLCDVLRISTTRLKPDLTAILQSKAQYHCSH; this is encoded by the coding sequence ATGTGCCCAGAAAAGATGCAAGAATTTAACAACGTTACTCTGGCAAGAAATACAGTTGCCCGACGAATCGAAGACCTGTCGACCAACTTAAAGCAGCAAGTATCAGGCAAAGCTCGCGCATTTGATTTTTATTCAATCGCGTGTGATGAAAGTACTGACCCCACAGACACGGCTCAGCTGTTAATTTTTTTGCGAGGGATTGACGATGACTTTAGCATTTCGGAGGAGCTCCTCGATTTAAGGAGCCTCACAGGTACAACAACGGGAAAGGACATTTTTGAGGCTGTGTCAGTTGCCATCGAAAATATGAGTCTCCCTTGGGACAAGTTGTGTGGAGTCACCACTGACGGAGCTCCAGCTATGACGGGCGAGCGAAACGGGATGGCTTCCATGGTATGCAGAAAAGTTCGCGAGGCTGGAGGTGAGGCTGTGAAGTTGCACTGCATTATACATCAGGAAGCACTCTGCGCCAGAGCCGCCCAACTGGGTAATGTAATGGCTACTGTGGTGAAAACCATCAACCTAATACGATCGAGAGCTCTCAATCACAGAGAATTTCGGACATTTCTGTCTGACATTGATGCCGAATATGGTGATGTAATCTATCACACGGATGTGCGCTGGCTCAGTCGCAGCTCTGTTCTGCAGCGGTTCTTTTCACTGAGATCTGAAATCGACcgatttttgaaagaaaaacaaCTTCGCCTTGATGAACTGTGCGAGCCAATGTGGTTAGCAGACCTGGCGTTTTTAGTTGACCTCACGGGCCAGCTGAACACACTGAATAAAAGCCTGCAGGGGAAAGACGCGCTCGTGTCTCAAATGTATGCACACATGAAGTCATTTGCTGTGAAGCTCCGTCTTTTCGAGAAGCAAATACGTGACCGTAATACAGCACACTTTCCTGCTTTGGGAGAAATTATCTCCCATTTTCCAAATGCCAACATTCCAGAAAACATGGACAAATATGTGACGGTGCTCACATCATTGATCAAAGAATTTAACAAGCGATTTCAAGACTTTGCTGCCATCGAGAAAGACATCCAAGTGTTCTCAAGCCCTTTCTCTGTTGATGTGGAAGGAGTACAGGGGGAAGTGCAGTTAGAACTTATTGAAATGCAATGTGATGATACTCTGCGCAGTCGCCACCAGATGCTCCCACTTCCAGAATTCTACAGCAGCTTGGAAAGGTCCAGATTTCCTCTAATGAGGCGCCACGCCAAAAGAATGATCAGTTTGTTTGGCTCCACATATATATGTGAGCAAACATTTTCTCTAATGACACTGAACAAGAACCGATTGAGATCTAGGATAACTGATAGTCACCTCTGCGATGTGCTTCGCATCTCCACAACCAGACTAAAGCCTGACTTGACAGCAATTCTACAGTCCAAAGCACAATATCACTGCTCCCATTAG